In Poecilia reticulata strain Guanapo linkage group LG11, Guppy_female_1.0+MT, whole genome shotgun sequence, the genomic stretch taatgtCCCTTTAATAGAGAATACTTGAGTTTTAAAAARGTTATCCGTAACACAGtgtcaaagtttaaaaactgcACTACATATAAGATTTGTTCTTTGAAAGGTAATATCAACTACTCATCTGagagggacatttttttttgtaatagaaTGAAGCCCCTATGCATTGCGAGACTCAAATCATTAACAAATGATTCAACTGAATGCTTTTTGTGTCCATCAGCTTGGTGAGCTGGGCAAAGGAGCAGGAAAaggcggcggaggaggaggatcTGTGAGGACGGCAGGAGGCGGGTTCGGAAAGCGGGAAGCGGCAGAAGAGGAGCGGTACTTCAGGTGAGCCACTGGTTATCCTTGCGGTAACTGTGCCAGGTGAGCCTTTTGACCCCTCTGAATTTTGTTTACTTGCAGGCAGAGGGAGAGGGAGCAGATGGAGGCTCTGAGGAAGCACCACGGAGAGGAGATTGAACATCATAAAAAGGAGATTGAGCGCCTACAAAGAGAGATCGACCGCCATAAGGGCAAAATCAGAAAACTGTCGCACGACGACTGAGGCAGCGAATCCTACTCTTGATTTATTACCCGAGTCCAACCACTCGTTGAATTTCATTTGTTTCCTCTGCTGGTCAAGGCAGATCTTGTGATCCTGAGTTGTTATACTGACCTCATTCTAAGGGCTGAAACAATAAAGTGATTCATCTTCCTGAATTGTCCAGTTGTCAGCTTATTTAGTGTTCTTAgtattggggggggggggaaactcCAGCTTGTCTGGTGTGTATAGAACAGAGCTGAGCTGCATCCATTGTCTATTCCCACTTATCAAAGCTCTGGTGCACATTTCCATCAGTCATTGGTGAGAGGCTGGGTACCCTGTGGCCAGCCTATCAGAGATGCAGGATGAACTACAGAGCACACATACAATCACCACTAAGAGccatttagagagaccaattaacctaacatgcatgtttttcaaCTCGAGCAGCTGGTGAACCCCCACTTCATTACAGAGAACATGGTTGTcgtgtcttcttcttcttcttggtttttATTGGCGGTTGGCAACAAACTTTCAGTAGCATTACCGCCACTTACTGATATGGAGTGTGGTTCGTGATGATCTATATACTTCATACCTAATCCCTATAATATTTCTGACTaaacatacactcacacacacacctacttGTATAACTTTACTTTTATATAGCTAATATACCTCTCTTCATTATTCTTTGCACATTCACAACCATCTTACTCTACTCAGATTCTAtgaaatatctttgtttttttaagaaactgaataattatttgaatatgTCTACTCCCCAAATCCCTCCTCcaaaaatctgataaattaaacctttcTTTAATACGTTCACACTCATGCATGTTGACACTCATGTCAACATGCACCTTCTCTCATCTTCATATTTATAACACTCTAAAATAACACGCTCTATTGTTTCAAATTTCTCACAATAATCACACTTTCcagttttatgcttttgtattttaaaaagtgaataattaAGCCCTGTATGTCCAAACCTTAACCATATTATTCTGTCCTCCTTCcagtttcttctttcctttcttttcctttctacAAACTTTGgaattttataaaaccatcTTCGTGTTAAACCTTCATCCCACCTTCTCTGCCATATTTTCATCAACTCCTCATTGATTTTACTTTTCCCTTCAGATTTACTTGTCCTAACAGTAAAACTAATAGGATTATGTATTGCCTTCTTTGCCGTTTTATCAGCCCGAGAACATGGTCTTATAATGAAACCCAGCTTTTAGcttttccacaactttatctGTCCTGTCTGCTGTATTCCTTCGTCTTTCTGAAGTTGTTTGTTTGCTATGGTTCAGTTTAGTTGTTCATAAAGCAACTGTATTtgtactgagattaaattacagattttactaattaggtgatttgctgtgttttttgttttgtttgttttttaagggaTACAAGAGTAAAGGAGGCTGAATACATAAAtccatgttttagatttttgtagaaaatcacaatacaaatttttcattttgataaaattTGCTCATATTTGTcttagtttaaatgtttaatgtataaaaaaagtgcaagaaagttttaatgtttacattaaaacttCCCAATGTTTGTAGAAGAGTGCTTTCYTTTTGACGGTTGCTGTTGCATTTAAAGGTGTTCTGTTCAATTCTTCGCCACATGAGGGCGCCTACAGTCGCTTTCGATAAAAAATCGAACCCGCCATACACTCATTGCCCTTCATCAGGTCTCGTTCAATGTCTCGCGATGGTTGGTTAGCGGCTGCGTTGTTCGGGCGAGCCGACGACGAGACcgttggtgtctggaaaattgtCTCGTGGGTTCAACACAAACACTCGTCCTTCTGCTGATTTAGTCCGTAAGGGATTAGAAAAATTTTACGTCCTGAAGCGCGTTGTGGTTGACTGCCTGAATTTTGCCCGTAAGTTTTGCTAACTACCTGTTTTTGCGCCCTTTGTGTGTTTGGCTTGTGGACGGTGTCTCTCGGCACGGTGAGGCCTGTTAGCTTCCATACCTAGCTAGGAGGCTAGCAACTGGTCCTGCTCTTGGAGGAAGGATGGAAACATACTTGAACGATGCTAATGTGCTGAAAtatgctaaataaattattcgATCGTTTGTATGTATAATCTAGGTTATCTAGTATTATCGCATAAGATGGACCTTGCATAAGAAACGTGTTCATTTAGCTTAGTAGCTGGCTTGCATGTGAAGGGGGCGGGACTGTAGGTGCCGATGGTTTCTGTGAGAGCCCGGGCTATTTTAACTCGAAACGGAAGCCATACCACGTTGCTTGCAGTTATTAAAACTATTAGAASAGTTTTCTTTACAGGTTGCTCCAACTTGCTTATTCCAcactttttattataattaagaAATTCCAgattaaaatatggatttttgaTAATTGGGTTCTTAAGACcataaactgaatttatattataaaaataaattatctctattttaaagaaaatcataacTTTGCTGAACCAgaatttaagattatttttttctactgctggcttatttttatttgtatgcaTTTCTGATTCTACATTGTTTAGACCAGAATAAGATTTAAtcgtttgtcttttttttcttgcagaagAATGGCTGCTGCTGAGGTGAATGGCAGCTCTGCTCCAacaaaggaggaagaggaaccCATGGATGTGACGACAACACATACAGAAAATTATCAAACTCTCCTTGATGCTGGGCTTCCTCAGAAAGTGGCTGAAAGTCTAGATAACATCTTCCAGACAGGTGgacatttaaaactgaactaaagAAGAATACAAACCGTCAAGtgtgtttcatttcattgtagctaacatgtcttttttttttcttttctgcagggTTGGTGGCATATGCTGACTTGGATGAAAGGGCTATTGATGCTCTGCGAGAGTTCAATGAAGAAGGAGCTCTKACTGTCCTGCAGCAATTTAAAGAAAGTGACTTATCCCATGTTCAGGTGCCTGCTTAGTTTCAGAGTATTGCTTTAGYAGCGKTTTTTTTACTTATTGCTRTCTGTACTAAtttgtggggattttttttcttggtagaATAAAAGTGCTTTCCTTTGTGGAGTCATGAAGACATACAGGCAGCGAGAAAAACAAGGAAGCAAGGTACAGGAGTCGACTAAAGGTCCagatgaatcaaaaataaaggtATTTAGTAACTTAAGTAGGATTTATAGTGCAGAACTCCAAGAGTAAATGTTGACGTCGCATTCCCCTGCAAACacagttttattattcttttgtaTGTACCTTTAGGCTCTGTTGGAGCGGACAGGCTACACTCTGGATGTGACGACAGGGCAGAGGAAGTATGGCGGTCCTCCTCCTGAGAGCGTGTTCACCGGCACGCAGCCAGGGATCGGAACTGAGGTCAGTAGTTGGTCTAAAGAAATAATATCTGTATTGTAGCCATTACTGAAAGRAAAATTCTAATCAATTCAAACTTGAATTATCTATAATTAARAATACTTCTCTCTTCTGTCAGACGGATAAAGAGAAACTACAAAATCTGAAACCAACACTGTTAACCTCTGCCTTATAAAATGACCTCATCATGCATTTCAACattaaagctgtaaatgtgtatttttgttctcATTCAGGTGTTTGTTGGAAAGATCCCCAGGGATTTATATGAAGATGAGCTTGTGCCACTGTTTGAGTCTGCTGGTCCCATCTGGGACCTGAGGTTAATGATGGACCCCCTATCTGGTCAGAACAGGGGTTACGCTTTCATCACTTACTGTAACAAAGATGATGCGCAAAAGGCAGTGAAGCTTGTAAGTAGTTGTTGTGCGATCAAACTGAGTGATTTTTGTCGTTCAGCTGTCACTAAActgatgccattttttttcctactagGACGAGTAATGAccatttatatttcatttctttttgttttggccTATAAACGTTTtgaaaaactgctttgactcAAAATCTCCTCTACTAGATAAGATTCTACGAGATAAAATCTGATAAGAttttgcaaatgtgtttttgtttccagtgtGATAACCACGAAATCCGCCCTGGGAAGTACTTGGGTGTGTGTATATCTGTTGCAAACAATCGCCTGTTTGTTGGATCGATTCCAAAGAACAAGACAAGAGACAGTATATTAGAAGACTTTGGCAAAGTCACAGGTTTGTTCAGTTGCAAAGAAAcaattgtcttttaaaaagctCATAAGTTTGTGGTTTGTAATTATGTGTTACAAACCACAAACTTATCGTGTTTGTAACAAAAACTGCTTTTGAATTATGTTACAGAGGGGCTACAAGATGTGATCTTGTATCACCAGCCAGATGACAAGAAGAAGAACCGGGGCTTTTGTTTCCTCGAGTACGAAGATCACAAGTCTGCAGCTCAGGCGCGCCGCCGCCTAATGAGTGGAAAGGTCAAAGTTTGGGGGAACCCGGTCACAGTGGAGTGGGCCGACCCTGTTGCTGAGCCTGACCCAGAAGTCATGGCAAAAGTGAGCGGTTCACATTTAAAATCCATTCCCAGtcatgtgttttccaggaaCTTACCGTATTTACTGTAATCGCAGGTGAAAGTGCTCTTTGTGAGAAAACTGGCTACATCTGTGACAGAGGAGCTTCTGGAGAAAACCTTCTCTCAGTTCGGGAAACTAGAACGAGTGAAAAAGCTGAAGGATTACGCTTTTGTCCATTTTGAAGATAGGGATGCTGCTGTAAAGGTTGGAAATTCTTTTCRTGTTTGAagattttttgtgtatttgattctgtttaaattagtAATTAGTTGTTAATGATGTTCAGGCTATGGAGGAAATGAATGGTAAAGAGCTTGGAGGGGAAGAAATCGAGATCGTCCTGGCGAAGCCGCCAGATAAGAAGAGAAAAGAGCGCCAAGCAGCCCGTCAGACCACCAGGGGTGGCGGGTGAGTCAGTGACATGATTGATAGGGCTTCAGCTAATGATTACttcagtaatcaattattctgatgattaatggAATGGAATAGAAAAACTGGCAAATTCTGCAGATTTAGCATTGAAgcacttattttatacaatactagaaatgcattaaaataaatcaagtccttttttaaaaaaacaaaaaaacattttattgcctaaaatgcaatagcaTTGCTTCCATGTATGCCAACCGGGTGAAAccaaaactgccacttgagtTCTGAGTAAaccatatttacagacaaagcagttttttgttgttgtttttatctttaatgccCAACATAAAACTTTATCATTTTGacttaatttctgctctgagaGTATTTTTCTTGTAGCAAATGgtctttttttgagtctatcCTCCAGTTAGCAATTAAACTGAACCAGTtgatgattaattgtttcagccctaatgaTTGGTCAGTTGTGTGACAGGTCTAATAGTTATGTCCCCCTCAGGTATGATGACTACTACTACTACCCCCCTCCTCGCATGCCACCACCGGGCCGAGGAAGGGGGCGTGGTGGCCGAGGGGGCTATGCTTATCCCCCTGATTACTATGGCTATGAGGACTACTATGATGACTACTATGGCTATGACTATCATGACTACCGTGGTGGCTATGAAGACCCTTACTACGGCTATGAAGACATGTACAGCATGAGGAGCCGTGGTACTCGCCCCACCAGGGGTGGGCCTCCGCCTCCAAGAGCCCGTGGCGCTCCTCCAACACGAGGCCGGGGCGGCTTTGCCCAGAGAGGGCCACCCCTTGGTGGCCCGCGCGGCGCTCGAGGAGGACGGGGCGCGCCCTTCCAGCCTCAGAGGGGCCGTGGTCCTCGCGGTGCCAGAGGCAATCGCGGGGGCAACGTCGGCGGAAAGAGGAAGGCCGACGTATTTAACCAGCCTGACTCCAAGCGCCGTCAGACCAACAACCAACAGAACTGGGGGTCCCAGCCCATCGCCCAGCAGCCCCTGCAGCAAGGGGCCGACTATTCCGGTAACTATGGTTACAGTAATGACACCATGGAGTTTTCACAGGATTCTTATGGGCAACAGTGGAAGTAGTTGCACCTAAAGGTAtttggcaacaacaaaaaaaagaggaaaactacaaaagaaaaaaaaaaggagattgGCCACAATTTTTTGATtgactttttattcttcttattCTTCACccctcatgaaaaaaaaaaatctgtatatacatatatctcAGAAAAATGGACAGACTGCAGAATTGGCTCAAGACGATTGGCTGGAAATCCTTTTGGCTGAAGAAATGAACGTAACCGTTGTGGTCATTTCTTACTCCTGCGGTTACATTGGGacacatctttaaaaataagtaCAATTTTATTGGAAATTTTTGTTCCTGGTCTTTTTAAAGCCAACAAAGAACACTGACAAAAAAGCGGACGTTCATTCTCAAAAATTTGGTTGGACATTAAATACAACACATGGCCTTGCAGGAAGTTTCTTGTCCATGCTCTCATTTCCCTTCCCCCTCTTGTACTCCTTTTAATTTGTGGTTTATTATAGTAGTTTAGGATCATGcttgtaaataaatgcatatgGTTAGAGCTTCGTATTCATTTCTtttgcagtggtggagaaaagaatccaccaaaggaaaaaaaagaataaaagttttgtaaTGTCCAAAGTGTACGCCTAGCATTTCTAGAGATagataaattgtgttttctttctttttttaaactgataacataacttccatgttttctttcaacttgCCCCGTAGGAATTGGTTTGGCTTACCTTAAGAGCCATAGCAGTTTGTTCTCTGatgttatttgtatttataactTTTACGTTTGTTCCGTTTCAATAAAACCCAGATGAGCATCAGTCCATTGTCAGAACCTCAAACTCAGTGTTGTGATTTGATCTATAACTTCGATTCTTTGATTCCAAAGAAGAAttttctccccctcctcccccccaagtcaaaattttttccccctctaggGAGAACCGCAAATAAACGTGAATTGCAAGAGTCCAACAGAAAAGGAGACCTTGTCTGGATTAAACAGGGTTTTAACTTCTATCCTTCAAATGTTTGTTCAGTAACACTGCTGCATTTCCTGCACACACCGTTGTTGATGGTGAAATTAACAATTCACACAAACATTCCCCAAAATTGTTCCCATTTCTCAAACTGTTCTCTTAAACCTATTGTCATCTACCTTctccaaatgttttcttctgcCATTCGAGACACAGGAAGAAGCAGTATTTATCCCTCTGAAGAATATGTGCTGCTTATCAGGTGTTTACATGACCTAATCACATTTTGCAGCTGCAATTCCTAACTGacttgatggaaaaaaaaaaaaaaaagacttttccaacaggtttgtattttctttaaactcCCTAGTCGTAcacatttgtttcaaatatgAAGTTGGTTGCAGATGAACTCATACTATGTGCAccgtaaaataaatgaaaagctgaGAACAAGTTTGAGTAATGGTGAGCACTTTAAACTCAAAGTGTGACGCACACTGACTTGGAATAGATCTTCGACGTTGATTTGACTTGATCTTGTTGCTTTCAGAGAATCTATTCTCTCCTGTTAAAGATGCCACGGATCTGGCCATCTTGAGGTTCATCATCGTTTAAACATAATCTCGCTCGCAGAATGCTCCACCTGAGAGAATGTGTTAACCACGACGAATAACAATTCTCTAGCCTTTACCTGTTGGTgtcattgttttgtattttgtttcatgTGTCTGTCCTCTTATTCCAACCTGCCTAGGTGGAG encodes the following:
- the LOC103472671 gene encoding heterogeneous nuclear ribonucleoprotein R isoform X2; the encoded protein is MAAAEVNGSSAPTKEEEEPMDVTTTHTENYQTLLDAGLPQKVAESLDNIFQTGLVAYADLDERAIDALREFNEEGALTVLQQFKESDLSHVQNKSAFLCGVMKTYRQREKQGSKVQESTKGPDESKIKALLERTGYTLDVTTGQRKYGGPPPESVFTGTQPGIGTEVFVGKIPRDLYEDELVPLFESAGPIWDLRLMMDPLSGQNRGYAFITYCNKDDAQKAVKLCDNHEIRPGKYLGVCISVANNRLFVGSIPKNKTRDSILEDFGKVTEGLQDVILYHQPDDKKKNRGFCFLEYEDHKSAAQARRRLMSGKVKVWGNPVTVEWADPVAEPDPEVMAKVKVLFVRKLATSVTEELLEKTFSQFGKLERVKKLKDYAFVHFEDRDAAVKAMEEMNGKELGGEEIEIVLAKPPDKKRKERQAARQTTRGGGYDDYYYYPPPRMPPPGRGRGRGGRGGYAYPPDYYGYEDYYDDYYGYDYHDYRGGYEDPYYGYEDMYSMRSRGTRPTRGGPPPPRARGAPPTRGRGGFAQRGPPLGGPRGARGGRGAPFQPQRGRGPRGARGNRGGNVGGKRKADVFNQPDSKRRQTNNQQNWGSQPIAQQPLQQGADYSGGEAKRAAPLE
- the LOC103472671 gene encoding heterogeneous nuclear ribonucleoprotein R isoform X1: MAAAEVNGSSAPTKEEEEPMDVTTTHTENYQTLLDAGLPQKVAESLDNIFQTGLVAYADLDERAIDALREFNEEGALTVLQQFKESDLSHVQNKSAFLCGVMKTYRQREKQGSKVQESTKGPDESKIKALLERTGYTLDVTTGQRKYGGPPPESVFTGTQPGIGTEVFVGKIPRDLYEDELVPLFESAGPIWDLRLMMDPLSGQNRGYAFITYCNKDDAQKAVKLCDNHEIRPGKYLGVCISVANNRLFVGSIPKNKTRDSILEDFGKVTEGLQDVILYHQPDDKKKNRGFCFLEYEDHKSAAQARRRLMSGKVKVWGNPVTVEWADPVAEPDPEVMAKVKVLFVRKLATSVTEELLEKTFSQFGKLERVKKLKDYAFVHFEDRDAAVKAMEEMNGKELGGEEIEIVLAKPPDKKRKERQAARQTTRGGGYDDYYYYPPPRMPPPGRGRGRGGRGGYAYPPDYYGYEDYYDDYYGYDYHDYRGGYEDPYYGYEDMYSMRSRGTRPTRGGPPPPRARGAPPTRGRGGFAQRGPPLGGPRGARGGRGAPFQPQRGRGPRGARGNRGGNVGGKRKADVFNQPDSKRRQTNNQQNWGSQPIAQQPLQQGADYSGNYGYSNDTMEFSQDSYGQQWK
- the atp5if1 gene encoding ATPase inhibitor A, mitochondrial produces the protein MARLFLRGSLQRCIATQIRMSSDQLGELGKGAGKGGGGGGSVRTAGGGFGKREAAEEERYFRQREREQMEALRKHHGEEIEHHKKEIERLQREIDRHKGKIRKLSHDD